In Clostridia bacterium, a single genomic region encodes these proteins:
- a CDS encoding pyridoxamine 5'-phosphate oxidase family protein — protein sequence MQHRMKTHALTKQEMEQLLQRAQTGSLATLSPDGTPYVTPVHFVHFDGAVYFHGLPKGKKLENIARNPRVGFSVYEMETLLLDPNGKPCDTNTEYKSVIISGTARLLDDIVERSTTLRRIVEKYTPHLAGNSLSDSMARGTAVIRIDVTEMTGKYFP from the coding sequence ATGCAACATCGTATGAAGACACACGCATTGACCAAACAAGAGATGGAGCAGTTGCTTCAACGAGCACAGACTGGCAGTTTGGCGACACTGAGTCCCGATGGCACACCGTACGTCACGCCAGTCCATTTCGTCCATTTCGATGGGGCGGTCTACTTCCACGGTCTGCCGAAAGGCAAGAAGCTTGAAAACATCGCCCGCAATCCTAGAGTCGGCTTTTCTGTCTATGAGATGGAGACGCTGTTGCTGGATCCGAATGGAAAACCATGTGATACGAATACAGAATACAAGAGCGTGATCATCTCTGGCACTGCCAGGCTCTTGGATGATATCGTGGAACGAAGCACTACACTGAGAAGAATCGTGGAGAAATACACACCCCACCTGGCGGGAAATAGCCTCTCGGACAGCATGGCTAGAGGTACAGCAGTAATACGAATCGATGTGACAGAGATGACCGGGAAGTATTTCCCATAG
- a CDS encoding DUF4332 domain-containing protein: MTELNNLPVSRLPEVPREDTLMEGYFGLIGNAATYCARLHEAGVRHSTDVFEAAAETGIPLEELGRLVTDADLMRKPGITTTEARLFTAFGIRSLERLGGQMPRTKVRSCTADTPVREAHLN, encoded by the coding sequence ATGACTGAACTGAACAACCTTCCTGTAAGCCGGCTTCCAGAGGTTCCGAGGGAAGACACCCTGATGGAAGGCTACTTTGGCCTGATCGGGAACGCCGCAACCTACTGCGCAAGGCTTCATGAAGCAGGAGTAAGGCACTCCACAGATGTATTCGAAGCGGCGGCGGAGACGGGAATCCCGCTGGAGGAACTGGGCAGGCTTGTAACTGACGCTGACCTCATGAGAAAGCCCGGGATAACGACTACGGAAGCAAGGCTATTCACTGCCTTTGGGATCAGGTCACTTGAGCGCCTGGGAGGTCAGATGCCTCGAACGAAAGTCAGGTCGTGCACCGCTGACACGCCAGTCCGTGAGGCGCACTTGAACTGA